In Hydrocarboniclastica marina, the following are encoded in one genomic region:
- a CDS encoding transcriptional regulator codes for MLMEMYLDPEEAISHAKSGQKLSDAQRAHLIKFLSDEGLSNSEIREALGIEQPYTVSHLKRAGRLSEEELILWHNNPTRITLGHVRAVSGLPERKRSAMLRELIARKIPVHQYEVLARGESVQDDVNIKRYEELLSEQSGYPIAIRYNKRKRMGSITVQYFSLDELDTIASKLGFRGEDL; via the coding sequence ATGCTGATGGAAATGTACTTAGACCCTGAAGAAGCGATCAGCCATGCGAAAAGTGGCCAGAAGCTAAGTGATGCTCAGCGAGCTCACCTTATCAAGTTCCTGAGTGACGAAGGGCTAAGCAACAGTGAGATACGAGAAGCCCTGGGGATTGAGCAGCCCTATACGGTGAGCCACTTAAAACGGGCCGGCCGTCTTTCTGAGGAAGAGCTTATTCTTTGGCACAACAACCCTACCAGGATAACGCTAGGACATGTCCGTGCTGTCTCTGGGCTACCAGAGAGAAAGCGTAGTGCGATGTTGAGGGAGCTCATTGCGAGGAAAATACCTGTTCACCAGTACGAGGTCCTCGCCCGAGGTGAATCGGTACAAGATGATGTAAACATCAAGCGCTACGAAGAATTGCTATCAGAGCAATCCGGCTACCCGATCGCAATCCGGTACAACAAACGGAAAAGAATGGGATCGATAACGGTCCAGTATTTTTCTCTAGATGAGCTCGACACTATCGCATCCAAACTGGGCTTCAGGGGTGAAGACCTTTAG